The region AAGGAACGCAACAGCAAAACGGTTACGGTCGCCACTGCCAACGAAACGCTGACCTTGGCTCTTGACGATATCGAAGGTGAAAAGCCAAGCGACACCTCCATGATGCCTGATGATCAGATGAAACCGTTCAGCGAGCATGAAATCCGTTCGCTGTTTGCTTACCTGATGCACCCCACCCAAGTGCCCGTGCTCGCGATGCAGGAGAATGCAGCCACCTTCTTTAACGGCAAGGATTTAACAGGTTGGACAGGCGACACCAGGCTCTGGAAAGTCGAAGATGGCATGATCGTTGGCTCTACTACCGGCCTCAAGAAGAACGAATTCCTCAAAAGCCAAATGATGGTGAAAGACTTCAGGCTGTCGGTGAAGGTCAAGCTCACGCCAAATACCGAAAACAGCGGCATTCAGTTCCGTAGCGAAGTGATCGATAATGGTGATGTGAAAGGCTACCAGGCCGACATCGGCAAAGGCTGGTGGGGCAAGCTCTACGAAGAACATGGCCGGGCACTGCTCACCAAAAACAACGGCGACCAGTTCGTTAAAGTCAATCACTGGAACGACTACGTCATCGAAGCACGAGGCAGCAAAATCAAAACCTTCATCAATGGTAACCCCTGTGTCGATCTCGACGACAAACCCGGAGCCCGCCAAGGCATCATCGCCTTCCAACTCCACAGCGGCGGCCCCATGCAGATACGCTTCAAGGACATCAAACTCGAAGTCTTGAAAGACTAACAATAGGGGTAGGAAGGATCGCATAATACTGATCCCTCCTCCCTCTGAACCGTGCGGGCGGATTTCCCGCACACGGCTCTCACGCTTGATGGTTTACCCACGAGGGGATTGACAGGCCAGGTCTCGGGCTGTCTTCAGACTGTACAGCCCCAGTCCTGCAGAGAAGTCATTCTTCCAGCGTTGATGATCGGATCCTCGCCCACGGCCACGACGCCCCGCTCCCCCTATAGGGTGTAAATGCCAGTGTAAAAGTGCAGCGCGGGTGGCAAGTCGAGTGATGTTGTAAAAGTACTGACCCCGAAAAGCTGCGTTTCGACGGCCACGTGGCAGGTACGTAGATTGATATTATCCCTTTTCTACATAGCAGTATTTATTTCTTCATTTGATCGGTGCATTTACGCTGAACGAGATACCGAACCGTTGATGATATCGGGCAGGTTCATGGCGCCGGCGGGTCCGGAAAACGTGCGAGTTCTGTCGCACAGGCGCTGGTCAGATTCTTCCAGTTTTGTCCCGTGTTCAGGGCCACGTGCAGTGACAAATCGACATCCGAAAAGGTGTTTCCCGTCACGGTAAACGGCCTGTTGTCAAAGCCGTCCACTTTCCCATGCACTTCTCCTGCAGACAGGCCGGAAAACCAGATCCAGCGGCCGATGCTGCGCGCCCACTTCATGTGATTGCCCTGCGTCTGGAAATGTTGGATATTGTTGCCTGCTTTGACAACGGGAACCTTGTCCAGTGTGACGGTAGGCACCAAGCCGTTGGGCACGGGGCGCAACTTGAGTGTGAAGTTTCCGAACGGTTTGCCTTCTGCGCCGTTGACATCCGGAATGGGTTTTGCCTCGAATTTGCCGACATGGCGAATAGGCGAGTCCAGGCCGCCGTCCCACATGGGAGCGTCCGAAAGCCCCAGAAAGCTGATTTCCGCAACCCCTTTCGTGTTCAGCTCCACAGCCAGTCCCAGGGCCAACGCGCACCCCTGGCTCCTGCCCAGGATGCAGACCTGGCCGATTGTCTTGAAGTCTGACTTGCAGAAGCTGTTGATATCTTTCATGACCGCGTCGATGTCCTCGTCGATTTTCGGGCCAGCGCCCCGAGAGGCCGCGAGCAAGTTTCTGGCTTGTTTGACCTGCAGGAGCCGATCGAGGTAGGGCTGGCGGCTGACCTCATCTTCGACTTTGAATTGCGTGGAAAATGGCACGCCACCGCTGAATATCAACAGGATATCATTGGTCTTGCTCATGGTAGATCCCCTTGCGAGCGCCGTTTGATTGAAAAGTTACGGCTAGCGCTGAGCCTTTCTTGGACCTCGAATGCCAGCATCTCGAGGTCGAGGCTACGGATAGTCAATTTGCCGACGATATTGTCCGGAGTGGTCTGGATAGCGGGGTTGATGATTTTGCGCCGCGTCTTGTACGCCAGGACGGCTTTTGCCGTTTGCGTTCCATAAAGTTGGGCGCGTAATTCATCCGGGCCGATGTTGCCTCCTTCGAGGGTCAGCACGGCGTTTTGAATCAAGCTGACAAACTCCCCGCGATCCCCGGGAACCACGTGCTGGGCGTCGTTGCGCAGAGTCCGTTCCAGCCGCGGATCTCCGCGCAAAGACGCGGATAGTAGACCAACCGTTTCCAGATCGGGAAGGCCACGCTCCTTCGCCAGCATCTCGCGATCGAGCGCGGCCATCGTCATCTTGCCGACAATATTGTCGGCCTGGGTTTGATAGGAAGGGTTGATGATGTTTCGTTTCCGCTTATAGGCGAGGACCGCCGCGGCGGTGGCGGGGCCGTAATTCCCATCCGCAGCGATGGTCGCGCCATCCAGTGCAATCAACGCCTGTTGAATCTTGCGGACGTGCTCCCCGGCCGCACCCGGCACGATGTGGGCTGGGTCCGACACAGACGCCGCTTCGAGTTTAGG is a window of Planctomycetia bacterium DNA encoding:
- a CDS encoding peptidoglycan-binding protein, producing the protein MAVQSQLFRGDPKLEAASVSDPAHIVPGAAGEHVRKIQQALIALDGATIAADGNYGPATAAAVLAYKRKRNIINPSYQTQADNIVGKMTMAALDREMLAKERGLPDLETVGLLSASLRGDPRLERTLRNDAQHVVPGDRGEFVSLIQNAVLTLEGGNIGPDELRAQLYGTQTAKAVLAYKTRRKIINPAIQTTPDNIVGKLTIRSLDLEMLAFEVQERLSASRNFSIKRRSQGDLP